DNA from Lachnospiraceae bacterium C1.1:
CTGGGCATTAGCTTCTTCACTCTCTTTCTTCTCTTTCCATCTTTCGATATCACTGCATATTGCCAGCATTTCATCTACTATAAGTTCCGCAGATCGCGGCTTAACATTATACAGATATCCCATCATACGGCTCATTGCCTTTGGACTTCCCAGTTGTTTTGCAACCTGCTCACCAAGTTCCTCAGGAAACCCAAGATTTTTTATAGCCTCAACAAGCTCATTTTTACTTCTTGTCCATTCTATACGATTTGAAATCATCAGATTAAATCTCCCGAAAAATGCTGTATTTCATGCTGGATAATTTGTGCTGTGAAGCCTGAATATTTTCCATGCTGTTTCTTAAAATCCTGATCCAGATAATCAACTTCTATTTCCTCATACCTGACACACGGCCTTACACCTTCTAAAGACAAGCAGCTTTCCTCAGTAGTATATTTTCCGGTTTGTTTTGTGATTACCGGATTGATCATCGGAAAAATAAATGGTTCTGCAGCTACAACTATGATCTGCTTTTTCACGCCTATCATATTTGCTGCCATTCCTACACATCTATCACGGTTTGCCTTTAGTGTATCAATAAGATCTATTATTGTCTGCCTGTCTGATTCTGCCGCAGGTTCTGATTTCTGCTGCAAAAACATCGGGTCCTTTACAATTTCTTTTACCATCTGTATATCCTTTTTTCTTATGATTTCTTAGAATCGCCTTCCATATTCTCTCGAAATCTCATTAAAAGATTTTTTCCCCATTATATAGTCTTTATAGGCTGTTTCAGCATCTTTTCCATGAAATACCTTACATAGACCACACATCTCACAATTTGAGATACATGGGAATCGCTTTTTAATATATTCTCTTCTCTCTTCAATTGTTGAAAATTCGACTTCCGGTGGGTTATTCATTTCTTTAGATCAATCCTCGCCTATTTACTGGATAAACAGATATCCATTTCGTGCCATTTTTCTCCACCCCATTCCGAAGCAGACATTCCTAAGTCCTTAAATCCAAACTTGCTGTACATTTCAACCTTTGCATCCAGACAAGTAAGAACAATTCTTTTTCTTCCTTCTTCTGTTGCTCTTTGTTTATATATTTCCATCATTTTTCGAGCGAGACCCTGATTACGATATTCCGGAAGCACATCAACTCCAAGGATCATAACATTTTCACCTTCAGGAAGATGTGTTCTGTAATCTGTAAAAAATTCATCTCTGAATGAGCCTTCATTACTGGCAATAGAATTTATAAATCCTGCGATTCTATTATTTTTTTTATCAATAGCCAGGAGGAATAAATTTTGCGCTACATTTATTCGTTCTTTCATGTGCTTTTCTGTACAAGCTTCATTTGGAGGAAAACATATCTGTTCAATCTCAGCCACTCTGTCTGCTTCTTCAGCCTTCATCGTTCTAAATTCGAAAGAATCCGTTTCAGTCATAAAAAACTCATTGCATATCTTATCATAACGCGCCTGTTCCTTTTCCTTGATCGGTTTTGACAGATCATTCATGCAATGATGAATAACATCGGCGTCTTTAAGAAGTTCATCCATTGGACTGTCTTTAACAAGTTTATCATCATGATGATATATTGCAGAGCATATAAGCTCTGTCTCTCCATGATCGGTCAATTGCAACTCGTTTAATATTTTCCTCGCAAGCTCGGCACCTTTATGCGCATGATCATCATAACTGCCTGTTTTATATGCATTTAGATCATGCAGCATTGCTGCCATCGATGCGAGCTCCGGATTAAGTCCGCGTCTTTTTGCAAGCATTGCAGCTGCAAGCGATACACCATAAAGATGCACAAAAGCACTATTTCGTTTGTCTTCATCCTTTATATGATTCAATTCGTTATCAACATATTTACGGATTTCTTTTAATCTGCTCATAATGCTCCTTATTGCCAATGAATTTTTTATATCAAAATTTCTTCTCTTATTCTTAATTATACACGCTAGCAGCCATAAATCCCATCCCAAAATAAATAAAAGAACCAAATATTCCAAGTATTAATATAACATCTTTGCACTAAAAAAAAGTCCCAATAGCACTCAATTACATTGTATAATTCGATTATAATGATACATTTCTTTTTTCATATCTAGAAATAATGGAGGGGATTTATGGAATTTGATATTCAATATCTTTTATTGCTACAAGATTTACGATCAGCAACCGGGGGAATTTTTAATGAATTTTTCAATTCAATTTCAAAGGTTGCCGTTGACCTAATGCCACTTTTATCTGTAGTTATTTTCTGGTGTGTAGACAAAAAATGGGGATATAGATTTTTTGCAACATATGGCATTGCTGATCTAATAAACGGAATAATTAAATTATCCGTTTGTGCATATAGACCATGGATAAGATCAGACCTCATAGAACCGGCCGGTGATTCCAAAGTCGCTGCAACCGGATATTCATTTCCGAGTGGTCATACAACAGTTGCCACTGCAATGTATGGTACTACTGCAGTCTGGCAAAATAATAAACGACGATGGCTGTCCATCACATGCATAGTATTGATCGCACTGACCGGATTTTCCAGAAATTTTCTTGGGGTGCATACGCCACAGGACGTTTGTGTTGGTCTTTTAACAAGTATATTAACCATATTTCTCATTGGTAAGGCCCAGGGAAGCATTGAAAATAACGATTCATTAAAAGACAAGCTTACCATATTGAGTATTGTTATTGTAATAATGGTTATTATATATATCCAACTCAAACCTTATCCAATGGATTATGTTAATGGCACACTCCTTGTAGATCCTCAAAAAATGATGAATGATACTTTCAAGGCATGTGGCAGCTTCCTTGGTTTTACCATAGGATGTTATATTGAAAGGCATTATATTAAATATGAAATACCTGAAAGTTCAAAAAATCTTCCAATAGTAACCTGTGTAGGTATAGGAATAGTTTTTGCATGGCACAGCTATTTTAGATCAGCAACAATAATCCCACTTCTTGGCGGACATTGGGGAAATTTCGCAGCCAACTTTATACAGTTTATATTTGCAATATCTATTTATCCCATATATATAAAAAAGTTCTGCAGCGAAAATTAAGTAAAAAATATAGCTTCAAAAATCGGTCTTTAAGGCTGATTTTTGAAGCTTTTTTACTTATATATATTATTGCCTATCTTCTCTTACATCCTAATGCAGTTATCAGCCCCTCTGCACTTTTCCCGGGAATTTTTTCATAAACAGCAATATGATCCCAATCTGTGCTTCTATCCTTAAAAGACGGATAAAGAAAACCGCATTCCGCTTCACCCACTTCAGAATCATCATAAACCGGAGCTGCTATACAGATAAGATAATTATATACTTCTTCTGATTCCCACTGTTCTTCTTTATCTGACCCCTTCAAAGGAATATCATAAGTTCCGTTAAATATAAAAATCGCAAATTTCTTTCCATTTGCAAGTTTTTCTCCAGCGATCTCATAAAAAGTCTGTAATAATGCATCATTTTTTAG
Protein-coding regions in this window:
- a CDS encoding peptide deformylase, which translates into the protein MVKEIVKDPMFLQQKSEPAAESDRQTIIDLIDTLKANRDRCVGMAANMIGVKKQIIVVAAEPFIFPMINPVITKQTGKYTTEESCLSLEGVRPCVRYEEIEVDYLDQDFKKQHGKYSGFTAQIIQHEIQHFSGDLI
- a CDS encoding GNAT family N-acetyltransferase: MTETDSFEFRTMKAEEADRVAEIEQICFPPNEACTEKHMKERINVAQNLFLLAIDKKNNRIAGFINSIASNEGSFRDEFFTDYRTHLPEGENVMILGVDVLPEYRNQGLARKMMEIYKQRATEEGRKRIVLTCLDAKVEMYSKFGFKDLGMSASEWGGEKWHEMDICLSSK
- a CDS encoding phosphatase PAP2 family protein codes for the protein MEFDIQYLLLLQDLRSATGGIFNEFFNSISKVAVDLMPLLSVVIFWCVDKKWGYRFFATYGIADLINGIIKLSVCAYRPWIRSDLIEPAGDSKVAATGYSFPSGHTTVATAMYGTTAVWQNNKRRWLSITCIVLIALTGFSRNFLGVHTPQDVCVGLLTSILTIFLIGKAQGSIENNDSLKDKLTILSIVIVIMVIIYIQLKPYPMDYVNGTLLVDPQKMMNDTFKACGSFLGFTIGCYIERHYIKYEIPESSKNLPIVTCVGIGIVFAWHSYFRSATIIPLLGGHWGNFAANFIQFIFAISIYPIYIKKFCSEN
- a CDS encoding DUF4317 family protein; translated protein: MLNRDDMLELTRRMTLKRANISRIAGCYFDEEGYDEGSFNINFLKLSMPDRDKNLKLAKTVPFGETNKNLIELDFPCESKESEVMMRLLDGIKEVNLKNDALLQTFYEIAGEKLANGKKFAIFIFNGTYDIPLKGSDKEEQWESEEVYNYLICIAAPVYDDSEVGEAECGFLYPSFKDRSTDWDHIAVYEKIPGKSAEGLITALGCKRR